One genomic window of Cupriavidus malaysiensis includes the following:
- a CDS encoding ABC transporter substrate-binding protein, whose amino-acid sequence MSLRNVKKVFGAAMLAWAMSLGSAAPAQAADLKLAMSSPPTSMDPHFYNLFSNINVSEHIFDSLVKLDPDSRVIPGLAESWKLVDDHTWEFKLRKGVKFHDGAELTTEDVVWSLDRPATIQNSPGKFDVYTKAIVGKKVIDKYTIQLRTAQPYPLMLNDLTSIFIVQKKATQGLSSDDFAQGKGMIGTGPFKFVSYARDDRVELVRNPDYWGTRPAWDKVTLRFIPNPATRLAALLSGDVQAIENVPTPDLPKVRSDPKLSFFSKISHRVIYLYFDAKRDKSPYVTTRDGQPMDKNPLKDARVRRAISMAINREGIKDRLMEGLAEPTNNLVPPTLFGYNPNLKTVKYDPEGARKLLAEAGYPNGFGVTLHTPNNRYVNDEKIAQTIAQNLTRVGIVTKVEAMPMATYSAKGIKHEFSFGLLGWGAQTGEVSSPLRALLACEDSKKGFGTTNWGEYCNPKMDVVLEKALATVDDKERSRLLQEATAIAIDDGGIIPIHHQVTTWATQKGITYVPRTDERTYAHNFRPL is encoded by the coding sequence ATGTCCCTTCGCAACGTCAAGAAGGTATTCGGCGCAGCGATGCTGGCCTGGGCCATGAGCCTGGGCAGCGCCGCGCCGGCGCAGGCCGCGGACCTGAAGCTCGCGATGAGTTCGCCGCCGACTTCGATGGATCCGCATTTCTATAACCTGTTCTCCAACATCAACGTCTCGGAGCACATCTTCGACAGCCTGGTGAAGCTCGATCCGGACAGCCGTGTCATCCCCGGCCTGGCCGAATCGTGGAAGCTGGTCGACGACCATACCTGGGAATTCAAGCTGCGCAAGGGCGTCAAGTTCCACGACGGCGCCGAGCTGACCACCGAGGACGTGGTGTGGTCGCTGGACCGGCCGGCCACGATCCAGAACAGTCCCGGCAAGTTCGATGTCTATACCAAGGCCATCGTCGGCAAGAAAGTCATCGACAAATACACCATCCAGCTCCGCACCGCACAGCCGTATCCGCTGATGCTGAACGACCTGACGTCCATCTTCATCGTGCAGAAGAAGGCCACGCAGGGCCTGAGTTCCGACGACTTCGCCCAGGGCAAGGGCATGATCGGCACCGGGCCGTTCAAGTTTGTCAGCTATGCGCGCGACGACCGCGTCGAGCTGGTGCGCAATCCCGACTACTGGGGAACCCGGCCGGCCTGGGACAAGGTCACGCTGCGCTTCATTCCCAACCCCGCCACGCGCCTGGCGGCGCTGCTGTCGGGCGATGTGCAGGCGATCGAGAACGTGCCCACGCCCGACCTGCCCAAGGTGCGCAGCGATCCCAAGCTGTCGTTCTTCTCCAAGATCTCGCATCGCGTGATCTATCTGTACTTCGATGCCAAGCGCGACAAGTCGCCCTACGTCACCACAAGGGACGGGCAGCCGATGGACAAGAACCCGCTGAAGGACGCCCGCGTGCGCCGCGCCATCAGCATGGCAATCAACCGTGAAGGCATCAAGGACCGGTTGATGGAGGGCCTGGCGGAGCCGACCAACAACCTGGTGCCACCCACGCTGTTCGGCTACAACCCCAATCTCAAGACGGTCAAGTACGATCCGGAAGGCGCCAGGAAGCTGCTGGCCGAGGCCGGCTATCCGAACGGCTTCGGCGTGACGCTGCATACGCCCAACAACCGCTATGTCAACGACGAGAAGATCGCGCAGACCATCGCGCAGAACCTGACGCGCGTCGGCATCGTCACCAAGGTCGAGGCCATGCCGATGGCCACCTACTCGGCCAAGGGCATCAAGCATGAGTTCTCCTTCGGCCTGCTCGGCTGGGGTGCGCAGACCGGTGAAGTCAGCTCGCCGCTGCGCGCGCTGCTGGCCTGCGAAGACTCCAAGAAGGGCTTCGGCACCACCAACTGGGGCGAATACTGCAACCCGAAGATGGACGTCGTGCTGGAGAAGGCGCTGGCGACCGTGGACGACAAGGAGCGTTCCAGGCTGCTGCAGGAAGCCACGGCGATCGCCATCGATGACGGCGGCATCATCCCCATCCACCACCAGGTGACCACCTGGGCCACGCAGAAGGGCATCACCTACGTGCCCCGCACCGATGAGCGGACCTATGCGCACAACTTCCGCCCGCTTTGA
- a CDS encoding M20 aminoacylase family protein gives MKLIPEIQQAQADIRAIRRDIHAHPELCFEEQRTADVVAQQLAAWGIEVHRGLGTTGLVGVIRNGNSPRTIGLRADMDALPLQEANAFAHRSQHEGKMHACGHDGHTAMLLGAAHYLAQHRNFDGTVHLIFQPAEEGGGGAREMIKDGLFERFPCDAVFGMHNWPGMPAGSFGTRAGPLMASSNEFRIVVRGKGAHAAMPHNGNDPVFTAAQIVSALQGIITRNKRPIDTAVISVTQFHAGDATNIVPNEAWIGGTVRTFTVPVLDLIERRMREVSEAVAAAFDCTIEYTFHRNYPPTINSAAEATFAIEVARELVGPELVDGDVEPTMGAEDFSFMLEARPGCYLFIGNGDGAHREHGHGIGPCMLHNPSYDFNDELLPIGSTFFVRLVEKWLAPA, from the coding sequence ATGAAGCTCATCCCCGAAATCCAGCAGGCCCAGGCCGACATCCGCGCCATCCGGCGCGACATCCACGCGCACCCCGAACTCTGCTTCGAGGAGCAGCGCACGGCCGACGTGGTCGCCCAGCAACTCGCCGCCTGGGGCATCGAGGTACACCGCGGGCTCGGCACCACCGGGCTGGTCGGCGTGATCCGCAACGGCAACAGCCCGCGCACCATCGGCCTGCGCGCCGACATGGATGCGCTGCCGCTGCAGGAGGCCAATGCCTTCGCCCACCGCTCGCAGCACGAAGGCAAGATGCACGCCTGCGGCCACGATGGCCATACCGCCATGCTGCTGGGCGCAGCGCACTACCTGGCGCAGCACCGCAACTTCGACGGTACCGTGCACCTGATCTTCCAGCCTGCCGAGGAAGGCGGCGGCGGCGCGCGCGAAATGATCAAGGACGGCCTGTTCGAGCGCTTCCCCTGCGACGCCGTGTTCGGCATGCACAACTGGCCGGGCATGCCGGCCGGCAGCTTCGGCACGCGCGCAGGCCCGTTGATGGCCTCCAGCAACGAGTTCCGCATCGTCGTGCGCGGCAAGGGCGCGCACGCGGCAATGCCCCACAACGGCAATGACCCGGTCTTCACCGCGGCACAGATCGTCTCGGCGCTGCAAGGCATCATCACGCGCAACAAGCGGCCGATCGACACCGCGGTGATCTCCGTCACGCAGTTCCACGCAGGCGACGCCACCAACATCGTGCCGAACGAGGCCTGGATCGGCGGCACCGTGCGCACCTTCACCGTGCCCGTGCTCGACCTGATCGAGCGCCGCATGCGTGAAGTTTCGGAAGCCGTGGCCGCCGCCTTCGACTGCACCATCGAGTACACCTTCCATCGCAACTACCCGCCCACCATCAACAGTGCGGCGGAGGCGACCTTCGCCATCGAAGTAGCGCGCGAACTGGTCGGGCCCGAGCTGGTCGATGGCGACGTCGAGCCGACCATGGGCGCGGAGGACTTCTCCTTCATGCTCGAGGCCAGGCCCGGCTGCTATCTGTTCATCGGCAATGGCGACGGGGCGCACCGTGAGCATGGCCACGGCATCGGCCCCTGCATGCTGCACAACCCGAGCTACGACTTCAACGACGAGTTGCTGCCGATCGGTTCGACCTTCTTCGTGCGGCTGGTGGAGAAGTGGCTGGCTCCGGCCTGA
- a CDS encoding DUF2891 domain-containing protein produces MAARFARVALENIQRPYPCKVDHLMTSADDLAPPAVHHPVFHGSYDWHSSVHMHWLLVRLLALFPDLEGAESIREALDRRLRPEALAAERDYFARPSAATFERPYGWAWLLRLQAESIDLAQRDARAVPWSAACAPLADLLAMRLIDYMAIADFPVRTGTHFNSAFALVMALDYAHALPHPALRQAVVARAHGWFGRDRRYPARYEPGGDEFLSGGLVEAVLMRQVLDGCGFAEWWEQFSPPAGELGQWLMPVAVSDRSDPKLSHLDGLNLSRAWCWGRLESSLPADLVPLARQARLDHLAAGLPHAAAGDYAGTHWLASFATLAMSEVSQAAATSAT; encoded by the coding sequence ATGGCGGCCCGCTTCGCGCGGGTCGCGCTGGAAAACATCCAGCGGCCCTATCCCTGCAAGGTCGATCACCTGATGACCTCGGCGGACGACCTGGCCCCGCCCGCTGTCCACCACCCGGTGTTCCACGGCAGCTACGACTGGCATTCGAGCGTGCACATGCACTGGCTGCTGGTACGCCTGCTTGCCCTGTTCCCGGACCTGGAGGGCGCCGAATCGATCCGCGAGGCCCTTGACCGTCGCTTGCGCCCGGAAGCGCTCGCGGCCGAGCGCGACTACTTCGCACGGCCCTCGGCCGCCACCTTCGAGCGCCCCTATGGCTGGGCCTGGCTGCTGCGCCTGCAGGCGGAGTCGATCGATCTGGCGCAGCGGGACGCCCGCGCGGTGCCCTGGAGCGCCGCATGCGCGCCGCTGGCCGACCTGCTGGCGATGCGCCTGATCGATTACATGGCCATCGCCGACTTCCCGGTCCGTACCGGCACGCACTTCAACAGCGCCTTCGCCCTGGTGATGGCACTGGACTACGCCCATGCACTGCCGCACCCTGCCTTGCGCCAGGCCGTGGTTGCGCGGGCCCACGGGTGGTTCGGCCGCGACCGGCGCTATCCGGCGCGCTACGAACCCGGCGGTGACGAGTTCCTGTCGGGAGGGCTGGTCGAAGCCGTCCTGATGCGGCAGGTCCTTGACGGATGTGGCTTTGCAGAATGGTGGGAGCAGTTCTCGCCGCCTGCAGGCGAACTCGGCCAGTGGCTGATGCCGGTCGCGGTCAGTGATCGCAGCGACCCCAAGCTCAGCCACCTAGACGGGCTGAACCTGTCGCGTGCCTGGTGCTGGGGACGCCTGGAATCCTCGCTGCCGGCCGATCTGGTGCCGCTGGCGCGGCAGGCACGCCTTGACCATCTGGCCGCCGGACTGCCGCACGCAGCGGCCGGCGACTATGCCGGCACGCACTGGCTGGCCTCCTTCGCCACGCTGGCGATGAGCGAGGTCAGCCAGGCCGCAGCTACGTCAGCTACGTAA
- a CDS encoding DUF3047 domain-containing protein gives MESKWCLLALSGIVSAAGLTGCSSMAPMQPQDPDRMVSVAPMECSTFATRVATHAQHQQKVTASPQVAAAADEGAAGADADEESGEAEPAPRADLPLFSTAPVGQPYPSGWHPWRINRNKTPTRYGLVAQRDQVVMHAQADASASGLYVPLTARDAGMLRWAWRTRDVIRTADNTLGSREDAPLRVFVAFDGDKGNLSLKDQLMYEMARLTTGREMPYATLMYIWAGRRPAGSILPNPHTDRVRMIVADSGLAHTGEWRCHERDLRADYRKAFGQEPGRVIAVGIMTDTDNTRTRAESWYGDILLD, from the coding sequence ATGGAGTCGAAGTGGTGCCTGCTGGCGCTGAGCGGCATCGTGAGTGCAGCAGGACTGACCGGGTGCTCCAGCATGGCTCCTATGCAGCCGCAGGATCCGGACAGGATGGTCTCGGTAGCGCCGATGGAATGCAGTACGTTTGCCACGCGCGTGGCGACGCATGCGCAGCATCAGCAGAAGGTGACCGCGTCGCCCCAGGTGGCTGCCGCGGCGGACGAAGGGGCGGCCGGCGCCGATGCCGATGAGGAATCTGGCGAGGCCGAGCCGGCTCCACGCGCGGATCTTCCGCTGTTCTCCACTGCCCCCGTGGGCCAGCCTTATCCGTCCGGCTGGCACCCCTGGCGCATCAATCGCAACAAGACACCGACTCGCTACGGGCTCGTTGCCCAACGGGACCAGGTCGTGATGCACGCGCAGGCCGATGCCTCGGCGTCCGGCCTCTACGTGCCGCTGACCGCGCGTGACGCGGGCATGCTGCGCTGGGCCTGGCGCACCCGCGACGTGATCCGCACTGCCGACAATACGCTGGGTTCTCGCGAGGATGCGCCGCTGCGCGTCTTCGTCGCGTTCGATGGCGACAAGGGCAACCTGTCGTTGAAGGACCAGTTGATGTATGAAATGGCGCGGCTGACCACCGGGCGCGAGATGCCGTATGCGACCCTGATGTATATCTGGGCCGGCCGTCGCCCGGCGGGCTCGATCCTGCCAAATCCGCATACCGACCGTGTGCGCATGATCGTGGCCGATTCAGGGCTTGCCCACACGGGAGAGTGGCGCTGCCACGAGCGCGACCTGCGTGCCGATTACCGCAAGGCCTTCGGCCAGGAGCCTGGGCGGGTGATCGCGGTCGGCATCATGACCGACACGGACAACACCAGGACACGAGCCGAGTCCTGGTATGGCGACATCCTGCTGGATTGA